Below is a window of Cydia amplana chromosome 3, ilCydAmpl1.1, whole genome shotgun sequence DNA.
ACAAAACAccaatttttctttattatgtAACAAGGATCACAATTTACAAATAGTCACTTAGTCTTAAAGCTTTCACTAAATCCTTTGACAAACATGCCATATAGTTACCATCTAATAGATGATAATTTACTTCcaatataaagtaaataatttttgTTGGCTTATGCACTGTTTAACGTCTCGGCTTGTCATGAATTCACAGTTTTGTCTCAGAAACCCTAACTCTGTTCATGTTTTAACTCTGTCATATCATTAGATCTATCAATTAGAACTGCGTTGAAAATTGTATCGTAGTCACATGCGTTTAataatggtaggtacctatgactTTTTGGCTTAAGACGGAAATCTGACATAAATTATACTTGGGGCCACTTGCTCCATCTAGGGTTAACTAACTCcgagtttaaccggttaaccacgAGTGAAAGGCTAACCCtggatggcgcaagtggccTTGGCAAGGGTTTATCCATTAATTGCGTCACACGTAATAGGGAGaggtatacttcgtttttttaaggattagaaatttggtaaacaatcttgatatgtcttttaattgaaaaacacattttaaaaataagttacggtaaatatgtaactattatgaatctaatacgatcttttatagtcttctgctttcataagtaatagttattgatttttaaaaagtgtttttcaattaaaagacacatcaagattgtttaccaaatttctaatcctaaaaaaaaacgaagtataggtggtgaagaaaatgtgacatgtgacaAGGGAGAGGAagtcacaaactttgtgacgtcactttaacttatggtTTTTTacggttttgtttttttttattcgctgaaCAGTtaaataactagtttttgcaatgataatcatttttgtttatataatttttattcctAATTGATTCCTTGAAACAAACTTGCAATTGCCGTATTCCAATATCTAAATGTTTATAGCTGACGCTACACGCCAAAAAAGCAGCAGAGGAAGCGTCTAAAAGCGTACAGGAAGCATCCAAGTCCGCCCTCGAAGCCAGCAAAACAGCCACGGCCGTCAGCAAAAACACCTTCGAGGACCTCACCTATGTGGGGAAGTCGACTCTGGGAGACCTCACTAAGAGCGCTAAGGAAGCCGCGGCTAAGAAAGGACTGCTTAAGGTGAGATTCAtactattaatatattttacagaGATTTATGCATCGTGTAAATCGATGAGATAAAAAGTAATGGACGAGTtccatcaaaaataaaattgcacatttttagtttttgtgcaataattgTTACGAATTTGTAAGTTGCATTTTAAACCTATGTgtgatttttttctttcgagcgaaagtcaaaaagTCAGGATTCTAATCGATGAAATTTCTAGAAAGACCTTAAGACTGCTAATAAAATTTTGGGcaaccgtattgtgatctaaaaaagcgctacgatttttcaaaaactctgttGTCTGAACCTACTGCAATtccgcgtaaaaatctcaaaaatcgaggtttcgtactcgactgtttcctcctccaaaacttaaccaatcgtaactagATTTGGGAATatgaatgattatgaaattatctgtgtcggaccgttttgcttttttggctaactggtatcagttttgaataccacgcctctcattgcggcaaaATAAATTAGGCCATTTTCGCCATGTTtcaagggctctagcgccttaaaaaactaaaatatccaaaaaagcaaaacggtccgacacagatattgataataataatctgtgttgaaaaaatcattgctctagcttctaaaaccaaggaggaaacagtcgagtacgtttgtatggagaaatgacccctcctgttggctcttaaccttACTCCAATATGTTCCAAACAGGGTGAAAGCCAAGATGGCGGGTCTACGCCgaccgcgccggcgccgcggcggGACTCGACGGCGCTGCAGACGACCAACCTCTTGGCGGCCACGCATCGGGATTTCTTCTCGAACATTAGCTCCGACCTAAACGGCCTCGCGGCTTCCACCTCGAGCATGTTCAGCGACTTGTTTGGCTCCAAAGGTGACTAACGCTGGATTAAATCCATATCATTGATAAGCGggtaaaacatttttcaaaaactttttatttcaatactaacgggttggcttaaagtaatgtgaaatttttattttcaaaaacacgattgagtttaccatattaaaatccttaaacctatagcaattgagtttttattgatgtttttgcaaataaaaattCTCATTACTTTAAGCCAACCTGGCAGGTTGGTAGGAAACCTAAAATAACAAACTAGACATTCCTAATTTGGTTTTGTTAGAATAGCGAGAAGGAAGGTCTCATCAGATTCTGATCCACAAAGCTGCGCCGCCGACTTCAAACACATCCTTATATTTTGAAAGAGTACAGGCGAAACGCCATAAGCGCAGTTTCTGTTGTGCCTAAACACGTCCTGCACACACATCGGCGTGCTTAGGTCAATTGGCTCGCATAGCTTGCGTCTCAAATTGTCTTTATACAATTCAAAGTCCTCTGAAACGCCACTGATATCTTTATAACTCTTGCGGGCAATAGAACGACCGGTGAACACGGATATTACATTTTCTTCGAAGTCGTAAGCGCTGTAGAATTGGAAAAAGCCCATCAACAACTGCCTAAGCGAAGACTGAATATTGTTAAAATGTGTAAACTCTTCAAAGGCTACGTTCCAGTTCCGCCAAAATATATATGGAACATTTGTTTGTAGCCTCCGTATGCTAGGCAAAACATTCAAATATTGCAAGTAGAATATCATCATAAGAATTATGATATAATTTCTAAAGTATGGTCCTAACAGTTTATGCACTATCGCCCAATATTTAACCAGAACCACTAGATCCCGAATTTTCTTATCCAAATGTAACAGGTGGTGcaataaatgtatataatttttttctttgcTAAATAATTCAGGGGATGTTATGATCAAATCACATTCCCTGTTTGATGGCAAATGTAAGATGGTAACCTTCCGGCAGGGAACGTCATGTGCGATGGCGGCTAAAATCTTGAAGACGTCAGGACGGCGACTTAGAATAGCTTTAGCTTCTTTGCACATCTCTTCAACGGGCATATTCTGGTCTGGAATTTGGAGGTAGTAATCTACGTCGCTAGTCTTCAGAGCTGTGCCTCCGTGTAGGGAGCCGAACAGTGACAATTCGCAACCTGTGACATTAAAAAGGACACGTATTAAAAATACTATACTTTTGAAAACATTTTTTCCACAACCACGAGTACAGTCAATTACAATGTGATTTGAAGGTACCCATCTTTTAGTGAAAATGACATGCTTATAACACTGTGTTGATGACGTCACTTTTCGTCGCGTCTGTCATTCCGATATTAAGTTTAATTTTCGATTAGCTTTTGGTTTGATGATAAACGTTTGGCTTACCGCCATATTTAATGATACGATTAGGTACCACCAAATCATATTGTCGTCGTATGGGAGAAAAATTTCATTATAGAATAGAAATTGACCTGGCCAGTGTGACCCCACTGTGTTCATGACATCCTCGTACAATCGCAGTAGATCGTTTTCTGCTTGTTCTGCCGACAGTCGCACATGACAAAACAACTGCTCAAATTGCTCTTCAAATGTTCCTTTAAGACACATCCATGATATATCCGAAAAATCACAGCGTGTGCTCATTTCTTTGCTTAGaaaaatgattatttaaacGTTGGTTTTTAGATTTTGGCTAACtacttataagtacctatctatatagGCACTTAAATATACGTGTAAGTAttgtaaaagtacctatttggggcacaaatataattttaatatgaagtacgtaataatataaataaacgtTTTGGTTTTAATAGTCACAATTAGTATCACTCCTAGAAGTTGCGTGGTGTTTAACTGACTGGGCTCCAATAAATGACTTACTTTATTTAGTTACGGTACTCACATAACAATTTAGTCACGCCCGAGCCTGACTAATGACAATCCTTATATAATCATTAAGTCATTTGCGTATCAAGCCTTAGAGAATACAGGagaaaatcgattagcaattaCTAACGtaagtatatgtacctacaattagcagtaagtagtagtaggtaattaagCAGTTTTTAATGTTCTGCACCCGCTTTTATTAATGAAATTGTAGGTACTCAGATTAATCAAAACATTTCGCCCGTTCCACTACTTCTGCTCTACAGTACGATCATAAGTTAGTACAACATATTTTGGGATGAATATAACAAGGTTGGGTGAGGTACTTCTAGCAACACAACAGCGGGGCAAGACGAACACTTAATActgtgaaacctggttaattggcacctggataaatgcaaaacctcaatacTTGCAACCAAAGGaccggtcccggtcccttgagaccaaaaggcctctataattgaaatttttgaacctctataattgcaatATAGATTTTAGTGCTTTTCGTAattttacctctgtaattgaccacatcgcaactaagacctctataattgacactgtgaaaaaaaccgttattttagctcttcttaatacctctataattgaaacgAGTCTATAAGTAAGACCTCTGTTACTGAAataatgtagacttgtagagagcagaaacaatatttaaatagcaatgataattttattttaaatcttcacccagaattcaatttattaattggGTATCTATCACAGACTGTAGTAGGTGTTAAATCCGGAAGGGATTCAACCAACTTTATCTATGGGAGAGCTGTAAACCTATTATGCCTACCTCCTACTGCCCTAGTCAACCCTAAACAACCCTAATTCCCTAGCCCTACCATAGATTcagtttacatataaataaatataataaacagggATGTCTGCACCTTTGCGACCTACGGGTACAGACGGAAGGTTTGAAGGATATGGGTAAATGGGTTTTGGATAGTCACTGCTAGTTACACAGACTCATGCAACTAATTAAGGCGTGAAGGTGTCTTATGCCACAGTGACGGAGAGTAACCTGGTCGATGAAGTAAACACGGAGTCCAAATGAGAAaaaagattttatttacaatgattattctatttatacaaaaattcTGCATATGAGTGATTCTATACAATTAAAAGTTACGTTCGTGTGCGTTTCCGTAGTCGGCGGTTTTGTTGTCCCAATTTGCTCTGCTGCTGATGTAGTCGTATGTTCAACGCACGTGAACATTCTGGCGCGTCTCCGGAGCAGGATCAGTGTATGTTTCCAGCTCGTATAGTTCTAGTGCGAGCTCGTTCTGTCGTCTCTTTGGAAGAGCGTAGATGTGTGGTGTGGTGGGGCGCCGGGTTGCAGGCTGGACGCTGCCGCCACTGGGTTGAGGTTGATCGCTGCCACCACTGGGTTGAGGTGGCTCAGGATTGTCGTCGCTCGCCGGTGACCATGATCGTCTGGCTGCCGTTGCTCGTAGTCGCCGTATCACCTTTGGACCAAAACAATATATTAGTATCGTTATAATTATGCATCCTAAAATAGTCGAAAAGCTAGCTACGTAGGTTTGGGTAGTTATGCTACTCCAAACAGTATTGTCTAGGGTTGTTTGTAGGGCagtttctttattctttaactTAGTAAAAATATCTAATGAATTGTCTAATACTTGTTCTCTTGAAATATCTTTATGACTATGAATTAACGTTTGATTAATTAACTTAAACTTAGCTACTTTACTAAATGACTCTAACACGTTTGTTAGGGCTAATCTCTTGGCAGCTAACGTAGTcgtaattgtttttataatacagTTTTCTGAAATTCGTATTATTCCTACGTCATGAATGATAATTTCTTGCCTCTGACCGTCACACACAATGGACACAGTCTCTGGGTATCTAGTCAAATATAGCCAAGTGTTTGTCATCTGAAGTTGTTTCCAAATGATATCGCTAGGTATGTTATAACTGCGAATAGGACAGTCGGTAGTGTTGTCGTTTTTGGTTATCAGTTTAACAATGCAATTTTGGTGTAATTGCATGTTCTTCACCGCCAGAGgaaaacaaatataattagTTAGTCTATGCAAACAGTTCTTAAATTCATCGTGAGTAAGTTGAAAATATCGTTCATTGTTATAGTCTATTCCCATAAATGTCTGTGGAATGTCCATGCTCTCAAATGTTCCGTTACTATTTTTCTTAGGAATCGGAGTAATGTGTACTAACATGTATCTTGCCTTTTCTGCTATGGGATAATAGGCTAATACTTGAATGTGAGTTTCGTTTTCGGACAATCGCGTACGAATCAACTGAGTCTGaatgatatttaaatttgaCGGTAACTTGCTGTTCGCTTTGGTGATAATGTTTgcgacatttttagggttcaatACACTGTATATTGTTGCTTTTGAAATGTATATCTGCACGATCCCCGAATAATAGTCCATTATTTCCTCAATGTAGTTGTGTGCCAATTGGTACGATTGAAGTACTTGTATTTGAATAGTATTACTGTTTATTGACTTGTACCATTTGCTGTTTTCATTAATGTAGGTCATTGCTAGGTTAAGCTTCGTCTGAAATcgttctaatttatttctaatcCTTTCTTCTGTGTCGTTAACGGTTGAGATTGTCGAGATCATAAATTTTGTTTGATGATTAGCAGCATCTATTAGCTTTTGCTGGTTTTTTTGCAAAGTGTCCATATTTTTGTACACTTCGTCATTGACCCCGAAAACTGACGTCATAAACTGGCCCAGTAATCCTCTTTTTTTCCGAGTGTGATTAATTTCGGTTAAGTATTCGTGAACTTTTTCAAGTTTATAAATTTCTTCTTGCAAGTGGTGATAATACTGTGTACAGTAAGTTTTACTTTCAATTGACGTCGCGTAATTACATAGCGCCTGAAATTGGTTTGACACGTCTTTCGTCTTGTTTAAATTTTCTTCTAACATGCGTCTTTCGTAATGTAATTCGATTCTAAATGTTCCTCTATCTAGAGTCGCATTTCCCATTTGCTCAATATAGAGTCCTGGGCTAAGGTTCTTGGTTGTGTAGTTCGCTCCTGTGAGACTACACAATGACAACATGGTCAAACACATTGTCATCCAGTAATAAAAGGCTCCTTTTTTCGTTGTATAGTGATTTGTCGTATATTTGTTTGCGGTTGTGTTTTTGGCAGGCGTTTTACTCGTTGCTGTATCTAAGTTTTCATTAACTGGTAATGGTATAAGTGTGTGGATGGCTCGTTTCTGGTCGGCTCCCTGCGATCTCTCCAGAGTTACAACCCTTGTCGCTCCGTCGTTTCCCGGAtgaatgtatttaatttttgcTAAAGGCCATTTGCTAGGCGATATGTTCTGGTCTTTGATTAATACAACAGTACCGATTTTTAAATTCTGCTCGTTTGTTTTCCatttatagcgttgttgtaattGATGTAAATATTCTTTAGTCCAGCTGTTCCAGAAGTCTTTCTTCATCTTATTTACGAGTCTCCAGCGGTTTAATAAGTCTGTGTTTGTGTCAGATATAGGGTCGGGTACGCCTACTGCTTCTCGACCGATTAGAAAATGACTTGGAGTCAATATAATATTGTCGTTAATGTTGTCCGACTGTATGCACAGAGGTCTGGAGTTCAGGCATGCTTCAATTTGGGTCAAGAATGTGGCCAGCTCCTGATATGTTAACGTGCTGTCTCCTATCACTCTTCGTAAATGATGTTTCATTGACTTGACTCCTGCTTCCCAAATTCCTCCGAAGTGCGGGGCTGCTGGTGGTATAAAATGCCACTGCGTGCCAATGTTCGTTACTGCATTTTGAAACTGCGGTGATTGAGTTATGTCTAGTATTTCTTTATGTAGATAATTGGCGGCTCCTCCAGTAATGCTCTTCTCTCGTCGATGTATTTCTGCGTCTTACGTGTTTTTGAGTCTTTTTTGATGTTATCCCATATCCTCTCGATATCCAAATAGTCTTTTTCTTGGCTTTTGATTACTTCGTTGATCTGCAACACGTCCATTGTGTCTTCAGTCTTCTTTTTTCTTTCTTGATGCCCTACTTTCCCTAACCTACTCCTATTTACCTACAACGTCAATACGTCAGTGACCCTGCGCCCTCGCATATAGTATGTGCAACTCAACTCTCAATCAACTGGTGGAACCCGCTTGTGGGAAGCCAGCGACCGATTTGCTACTATATGGGTACCTTCTCAGGGAACACTAACGTATAGGTACTTCAGTCCACCACGCACTGATGCTTTGAGTACACCAGTACACAGCTTTCCAAAGTGTCAGTCAGTCAAATCAAATAAGGGACAAAGAGGGCCGCGGT
It encodes the following:
- the LOC134662375 gene encoding speckle targeted PIP5K1A-regulated poly(A) polymerase-like; translation: MSTRCDFSDISWMCLKGTFEEQFEQLFCHVRLSAEQAENDLLRLYEDVMNTVGSHWPGCELSLFGSLHGGTALKTSDVDYYLQIPDQNMPVEEMCKEAKAILSRRPDVFKILAAIAHDVPCRKVTILHLPSNRECDLIITSPELFSKEKNYIHLLHHLLHLDKKIRDLVVLVKYWAIVHKLLGPYFRNYIIILMMIFYLQYLNVLPSIRRLQTNVPYIFWRNWNVAFEEFTHFNNIQSSLRQLLMGFFQFYSAYDFEENVISVFTGRSIARKSYKDISGVSEDFELYKDNLRRKLCEPIDLSTPMCVQDVFRHNRNCAYGVSPVLFQNIRMCLKSAAQLCGSESDETFLLAILTKPN